Proteins co-encoded in one Symmachiella macrocystis genomic window:
- a CDS encoding ammonium transporter, with the protein MLWMGRIAGLSVLLFSVVASTAFAEDGASETAPNSITQAGWESEINGADVAWMLTSSALVLMMTAPGLALFYGGLVRKKNILSVMMQCFFLMGIMSIVWALWGYSLAFGQNIGTGFFGGFVGGTDYLFLDGVIPFMNGDTADVPMAGSIPRSVHMVFQMMFFIITPALIAGAYAERMKFSTMVVFSVLWGTFIYCPIAHWVWADDGWLFNAPYEAFDFAGGTVVHISSGFSALLISIMLGKRIGFGTTPMPPHNLTYTCIGAALLWVGWFGFNAGSAGGANAAAANAFVATHMAAAAGVIAWAGAEWIFRGKPSVLGACSGAVAGLVCITPACGVVNPLHGIILGFAAGLVCYFACTTIKSKFGYDDSLDAFGVHGVGGTLGAMLTGVFATPTIAEGAKGLFTDNPSQLINQAISIVAAGALALSGTFILIKILDATMGLRVTEEEEIRGLDVTQHDEEGYIFL; encoded by the coding sequence ATGCTGTGGATGGGAAGAATTGCTGGTCTGTCGGTCCTGTTATTCTCGGTTGTTGCCAGTACCGCATTTGCGGAGGATGGAGCATCCGAAACAGCTCCGAATTCAATAACTCAGGCGGGTTGGGAAAGTGAAATCAATGGAGCAGACGTTGCCTGGATGCTCACATCTTCGGCATTGGTGCTCATGATGACAGCACCCGGTTTGGCGTTGTTTTATGGCGGATTGGTCCGCAAAAAAAATATTCTGAGCGTAATGATGCAGTGTTTCTTCCTCATGGGCATCATGTCAATCGTCTGGGCTCTGTGGGGGTACAGTTTAGCGTTTGGCCAAAATATCGGCACAGGTTTCTTCGGAGGGTTCGTTGGAGGAACAGATTATCTGTTTCTAGATGGCGTGATTCCCTTCATGAATGGCGATACGGCGGACGTGCCGATGGCAGGCAGTATTCCTCGGTCTGTGCATATGGTGTTTCAGATGATGTTTTTCATTATCACCCCTGCATTGATTGCTGGAGCCTATGCGGAGCGGATGAAATTCAGCACGATGGTTGTGTTCTCCGTCCTTTGGGGAACATTTATTTATTGTCCCATTGCGCACTGGGTCTGGGCCGACGATGGTTGGCTGTTCAACGCTCCTTACGAAGCTTTCGATTTCGCTGGAGGCACCGTGGTGCATATCAGCTCCGGATTTTCGGCATTGTTAATTTCGATCATGTTGGGCAAACGGATCGGGTTTGGAACAACGCCGATGCCGCCTCACAACTTGACGTACACGTGTATCGGGGCTGCACTCCTTTGGGTTGGTTGGTTCGGCTTCAATGCAGGCAGCGCGGGTGGAGCCAACGCAGCCGCCGCTAATGCCTTTGTGGCCACGCACATGGCAGCGGCTGCGGGCGTGATCGCCTGGGCGGGAGCCGAATGGATCTTCCGTGGCAAGCCGTCAGTGCTCGGCGCCTGTTCGGGAGCCGTTGCGGGGCTCGTGTGCATTACGCCCGCCTGCGGCGTGGTCAATCCCCTGCATGGTATCATTCTTGGATTCGCCGCCGGTCTTGTCTGTTACTTCGCGTGCACCACCATCAAGTCGAAATTCGGCTATGACGACTCTTTGGACGCATTCGGAGTACATGGAGTTGGTGGAACCCTCGGAGCGATGCTGACCGGCGTCTTCGCCACACCCACCATCGCCGAGGGAGCGAAAGGGCTTTTCACCGACAATCCTAGTCAACTCATCAATCAGGCGATCAGTATTGTTGCCGCCGGTGCACTGGCATTGAGTGGCACATTCATCCTCATCAAAATTCTCGACGCCACAATGGGATTACGTGTGACCGAAGAGGAAGAAATACGCGGTCTGGATGTTACGCAACACGACGAAGAAGGTTATATCTTCTTGTAA
- the dgoD gene encoding galactonate dehydratase — protein MKISAVTPYAVGEDRNFFFVVIETDEGIHGIGEGGITWQEPAMGAAVHSLAPLLVGEDPFRTEHLWQVMFRSGFFPANRLGASAISAIDIALWDIKAKALGVPLYQLLGGRVRDRVVCYPHVKATETIALPDAARQAAEEGWKFIRLELPVVPGKGVLEPSAAVRGCVEDFAAVREAVGDDIEITVDVHTRLDPPEAIRLCRELEPFRPYFVEDPLRMENFDSFRKLSRHVHVPLAAGEQYATKWEFRQQIEEELIDYARIDVCIVGGITEALKVAGWCETHYIKLAPHNPLGPVSTAACLHLDLATSYFGVQELPRLPGNVLSDLFPVQVPYEAGHLLPPTQPGLGVEIDLNALSKYPAIDGGSCPRLRRADGSFTNW, from the coding sequence ATGAAAATCTCAGCTGTGACCCCTTATGCCGTCGGCGAAGATCGCAATTTCTTTTTTGTGGTGATCGAAACCGATGAGGGAATCCACGGTATCGGCGAAGGGGGGATCACCTGGCAGGAACCCGCCATGGGCGCCGCCGTGCATTCGTTGGCTCCGTTGCTGGTGGGTGAAGATCCGTTTCGTACCGAACATCTGTGGCAGGTGATGTTCCGCAGCGGATTTTTCCCCGCCAATCGACTGGGTGCCTCCGCCATCAGCGCCATCGACATCGCGCTGTGGGACATCAAAGCCAAGGCGCTGGGTGTGCCGCTGTATCAACTCCTGGGAGGCCGTGTGCGTGACCGGGTTGTCTGTTATCCCCACGTGAAAGCGACTGAGACGATTGCTCTCCCCGATGCCGCTCGACAAGCGGCTGAGGAGGGTTGGAAGTTTATTCGCCTCGAACTGCCTGTCGTGCCGGGGAAGGGCGTATTGGAACCCTCAGCGGCGGTGCGCGGCTGTGTGGAGGATTTCGCGGCCGTGCGGGAGGCGGTCGGCGACGATATCGAAATCACTGTCGACGTGCACACCCGTCTCGACCCGCCCGAGGCAATCCGGCTATGCCGCGAGTTAGAGCCGTTTCGCCCTTATTTTGTCGAGGATCCACTGCGGATGGAGAACTTCGACAGTTTCCGCAAACTGTCGCGGCACGTGCATGTTCCCTTGGCTGCGGGCGAACAGTATGCGACGAAATGGGAGTTTCGCCAACAGATCGAAGAGGAACTGATCGACTACGCGCGGATCGACGTTTGCATCGTGGGTGGAATCACCGAAGCCCTCAAAGTGGCCGGTTGGTGCGAAACGCATTACATCAAACTCGCACCCCACAACCCACTCGGCCCCGTCTCCACCGCCGCCTGTTTGCATTTGGATTTGGCGACCAGTTATTTCGGCGTCCAGGAATTGCCGCGACTGCCGGGCAACGTCTTGTCCGATTTGTTCCCGGTACAGGTGCCATACGAAGCGGGGCACCTTCTCCCCCCAACGCAACCCGGCCTAGGCGTGGAAATCGATTTGAACGCCCTCTCCAAATACCCGGCAATCGACGGCGGCAGTTGTCCGCGACTGCGGCGCGCGGATGGTTCGTTTACGAATTGGTAA
- a CDS encoding prepilin peptidase, translating to MTEFFAANDSLRDPWLLTFFTYTPLWIRLLVTFAAGVVVGRGVVFWLLRMRLPEGIWTSAGLSEPLSGVRARATLAVELATGALFAGLVYFVIILHCQETPEEGSAFYIHWRLLFQFALITFLMAATVVDLEQYLIPDAITATGAIVGVGMATAVGNVQLIPLWVDWNLAVPGLAGPYIPVWIQTYSHWHGLAWSLTGLVAGAGMTWIVRAVASWLLGQEALGFGDVTLMGMIGSFMGWQAIVFVFALGPLCGLVVGLTVRILTGRTYVPYGPYLSISAVIVLYSWKWLWTPSRYIFGDAITLGILAAVALVAMIVLLGLSRLYWLIPVERTHREPPHDSESQLDQEPLDNEESLDTAEPPADEAPLGDEDSQEEDEEPLLDDLH from the coding sequence ATGACCGAATTTTTTGCTGCTAACGATTCGTTGCGCGACCCTTGGTTGTTGACGTTCTTCACGTATACGCCGCTGTGGATACGGTTGTTGGTGACGTTTGCCGCTGGCGTGGTTGTCGGGCGAGGGGTGGTGTTTTGGCTGTTGCGGATGCGGTTGCCGGAAGGGATTTGGACTTCGGCAGGCCTGTCGGAACCGCTGAGCGGGGTTCGCGCTCGGGCAACCTTGGCCGTGGAGTTGGCGACCGGGGCCTTGTTCGCCGGTTTGGTCTATTTTGTCATCATTTTACACTGCCAAGAGACGCCCGAAGAAGGTTCGGCGTTTTATATTCATTGGCGGCTGCTGTTTCAGTTCGCGCTGATCACCTTTTTGATGGCGGCAACGGTTGTCGATTTGGAGCAATACTTGATTCCCGATGCCATTACCGCCACGGGCGCGATTGTGGGCGTTGGCATGGCGACGGCGGTGGGGAATGTGCAGCTGATTCCGCTGTGGGTCGATTGGAATCTGGCAGTTCCAGGATTGGCGGGGCCGTATATTCCCGTGTGGATTCAAACCTATTCGCACTGGCATGGGTTGGCCTGGAGTTTGACCGGATTGGTAGCTGGCGCCGGGATGACATGGATTGTGCGGGCGGTTGCCTCTTGGCTGTTGGGGCAGGAGGCATTGGGCTTTGGCGACGTGACATTGATGGGCATGATCGGCAGCTTCATGGGGTGGCAGGCGATCGTGTTCGTGTTCGCACTAGGGCCGCTGTGTGGACTTGTCGTCGGCTTGACCGTGCGGATACTCACAGGGCGGACCTACGTCCCCTATGGGCCGTATCTGAGCATTTCGGCCGTGATTGTGCTGTATAGCTGGAAGTGGCTGTGGACGCCATCGCGGTACATCTTTGGCGATGCCATCACGCTCGGCATTCTGGCCGCTGTGGCACTCGTGGCCATGATCGTCCTGTTAGGCCTATCGCGACTGTACTGGTTGATCCCCGTTGAACGCACCCACAGGGAACCGCCGCACGACAGTGAATCGCAGCTGGACCAGGAACCGCTGGATAACGAGGAGTCGCTCGATACTGCGGAGCCGCCCGCGGATGAGGCGCCACTCGGCGACGAAGATTCACAGGAAGAAGACGAAGAGCCGCTGTTGGACGATTTGCACTGA
- a CDS encoding Fur family transcriptional regulator, with translation MSDLTAVDVAVSPETKFREYLMTQGMRLTTERETIVREVFASHEHFDADQLVSRLNQRTDGKRVSRSTVYRALAQLKDSGLLRAVARPNDREVYEHDYGYPQHDHLICKECGDLIEFVDDSLNEMLSRVAAQNGFRISAHRLEVYGKCANCCRPKRRQRKTDMI, from the coding sequence ATGAGTGATCTCACTGCGGTCGATGTGGCCGTTAGTCCCGAAACCAAATTTCGCGAATACCTGATGACGCAGGGCATGCGTCTGACCACCGAACGCGAAACCATTGTCCGCGAAGTCTTTGCGTCACATGAACATTTTGACGCGGACCAGTTGGTCTCTCGGTTGAATCAGCGGACCGATGGCAAGCGGGTGAGCCGCTCAACCGTCTATCGCGCGCTGGCCCAATTGAAGGACTCAGGTTTACTCAGGGCTGTGGCACGGCCCAATGATCGTGAAGTCTACGAACACGACTACGGATACCCGCAGCACGACCACTTGATCTGCAAAGAGTGCGGCGACTTGATCGAATTCGTCGATGATTCGCTCAACGAGATGCTATCGCGGGTCGCTGCTCAAAACGGCTTTCGAATTTCAGCGCATCGTCTGGAAGTCTACGGGAAATGCGCGAATTGCTGTCGCCCCAAACGGCGCCAACGCAAGACCGACATGATTTGA
- a CDS encoding flagellar biosynthesis anti-sigma factor FlgM — protein MDVTGPSTVNGAAPINRPAVMKPVTRAAQTAPISPKDEVEISAAGRALGDLGKSPELRQERIAQIKAAIDDGTYETHEKFDIAMSRLLDRIDSGGV, from the coding sequence ATGGATGTCACCGGTCCCAGCACGGTCAACGGCGCAGCGCCGATTAATCGCCCGGCGGTTATGAAACCTGTTACCCGCGCAGCACAAACGGCTCCGATATCGCCGAAAGACGAAGTCGAAATCTCAGCAGCAGGTCGCGCCTTGGGCGATCTGGGCAAGTCGCCTGAGTTGCGACAGGAGCGTATTGCGCAAATTAAGGCCGCCATCGACGATGGCACCTACGAAACCCACGAAAAATTTGATATCGCCATGAGCCGGCTTCTGGACCGAATCGATAGCGGCGGAGTTTAG
- a CDS encoding TIGR03364 family FAD-dependent oxidoreductase: MNGRPNREFDVIVVGAGILGVFHAYFAAKNGLRVLLLERDDTPRGASVRNFGWCIPSAMAPGEWAERGIASLEVYRELAAAVGFPFSQNGTLYVASTELEEAVIREFVESNSHHGLHREFLDDRRTREMNPFVRPDYGRASLYFPDEIRIEPRTILGDLLTWLGREFDCEYRPRTVASRAEASAGQCRVISTEGLVFTANHVFVCSGADVRTLFPEILAAAGVRRCKLQMFRTVPQQGWQLPTNLASGLSIRRYPSFQNCPSWAKLSQQAAEPGYDERGIHVLLVQDYEGRLVVGDSHVYSHDDMDDMLDAETESLILRYAQQMVDGVDWRIDSRWQGEYSLLEDREILETTIDGRIHLVTGIGGKGMTTAPAVARESIERHWTIR; the protein is encoded by the coding sequence ATGAATGGACGGCCGAATCGGGAATTTGACGTCATTGTCGTGGGCGCGGGCATTTTGGGGGTGTTTCATGCCTATTTTGCGGCAAAAAATGGGCTGCGAGTGTTATTGCTCGAACGGGACGACACACCGCGCGGCGCCTCGGTGCGGAACTTTGGCTGGTGTATTCCCAGTGCAATGGCGCCGGGAGAGTGGGCGGAACGGGGAATTGCTAGTTTAGAGGTTTATCGCGAATTGGCCGCTGCGGTAGGTTTTCCGTTCTCTCAAAACGGCACGCTGTATGTCGCTTCAACGGAACTTGAAGAGGCAGTGATCCGCGAGTTTGTCGAATCGAACTCTCATCACGGCCTGCACCGGGAATTTTTAGATGACCGGCGGACACGGGAAATGAATCCGTTTGTCCGTCCGGACTATGGTCGGGCCAGCTTGTATTTCCCGGACGAGATCCGTATCGAGCCACGAACGATTTTAGGAGATCTGCTGACGTGGTTGGGTCGGGAATTCGATTGTGAGTATCGGCCGCGGACGGTTGCCTCCCGGGCGGAGGCCAGTGCAGGGCAGTGCCGCGTGATCTCGACCGAGGGGTTGGTTTTTACGGCGAACCATGTTTTTGTCTGCAGCGGCGCGGATGTGCGCACGCTGTTTCCGGAGATCTTGGCTGCGGCCGGAGTGCGTCGCTGTAAGCTTCAAATGTTTCGCACGGTCCCTCAACAGGGATGGCAACTTCCGACCAATTTGGCGTCTGGATTATCGATTCGCCGGTACCCGTCGTTTCAGAATTGTCCTTCCTGGGCAAAGTTATCGCAGCAAGCGGCGGAACCGGGATACGACGAGCGGGGGATTCACGTGTTGTTGGTCCAAGATTATGAGGGCCGCTTGGTCGTGGGGGACTCGCACGTTTATTCCCACGACGATATGGACGACATGTTGGATGCGGAAACCGAGTCGCTAATCCTGCGGTATGCCCAGCAGATGGTCGACGGGGTGGACTGGAGGATCGACAGCCGTTGGCAGGGGGAGTATTCGTTGCTGGAGGATCGGGAGATTTTGGAGACCACAATTGACGGTCGCATCCATTTGGTCACCGGAATTGGCGGAAAAGGGATGACCACCGCTCCGGCAGTCGCCCGCGAGTCTATCGAACGACACTGGACAATTAGGTAG
- a CDS encoding protein kinase domain-containing protein, with protein sequence MNETLTRVFQQDVGADAPVRIAVSRPDAVESEPHVLLNPYGIIGRSPNCDVRLKDSQVSFRHAYLQMIGGRLFCADLGSRSGTSWGDVPQRAGWLSADEDVSIGPYQVRLLENPVVDGGDRIAIPPDFDPLAIYEGELGEMPDVHLEFLNAADDVDLPLRRMLTFAGSARGCKLRFEGDRISRVHCSLMLTPSGLWVIDLLGKGGTKVNGSLIRSDRLNDGDLLKLGQFQMRVHYEGAGEKPFSGTVLPPETSVETSSSTDEELPKTPREAETIPHPSLELSTSQDELANPCGRLVDELVVNRLMTREEIDVVLAEFEGRIPSFDELSDRLVELQTISQWQADQLATENHGPMILENRYQLIERLGYGSMGNVFLAFDEALQSKVAIKIPHHSLLKNERLFKRFRRETLISANLVHAHIVRALNIGRGNQFVVLELVDGDDLRDLMDRQGPPDTMMAVDFLIQVAEAVGHAQSEGVVHRDIKPSNILISREGTAKLFDFGLAHLDDEARKKGVAGHDADLIPTRMGFAVGTVQYMSPEQARESDDVDVRSDIYSLGCTFFEMLTGSPPFEGENQHQILKQHAQTPFPPIEGLDPELAKILEQMLAKDVEQRIQNPQQLIAALRNWQNAALAEDDAETSAAETAEEARLAEHEERLLHFQQEREEWQLAIDAQRQDVERQRDEWRAEADREKEELHLRQTAFEQSQAELNEREQAWASKTTELEQRLEQTAGVEEQLQSQRKTLSSERAKLEEELESLKGTQEELRQSTAELEAAREANEERQGLLDFQQAELTERREAFEQSINDHDLATQEMARDRDGLQQTQQELAQQQQNLQEAENTLRKQHGELEQLKNQLESQREQQEQDLAAFQKSRAELSAKLATLAAGQNELQQADVNLAAQSAELAAASAQLETERTVLAEERAELDTRRTTFEAEMTALQANAEQLRVEKQLCEQQRDELEKSTSQVKEEFSRLESERQQLTEARTQLTADSSALSTRTNKLKAALAEWFDE encoded by the coding sequence GTGAACGAGACATTAACGCGTGTGTTTCAACAGGATGTCGGTGCGGATGCCCCGGTACGGATCGCAGTCTCCCGACCGGACGCGGTTGAATCCGAGCCGCATGTCTTGCTGAATCCGTACGGCATCATCGGGCGGTCCCCGAATTGCGATGTTCGGCTGAAGGACTCACAAGTCAGCTTTCGTCATGCGTATTTGCAAATGATTGGGGGACGCCTGTTTTGTGCCGACTTGGGGAGCCGTTCGGGAACGAGTTGGGGTGACGTGCCGCAGCGCGCCGGTTGGTTGTCAGCCGACGAGGATGTCTCGATTGGACCGTATCAAGTTCGGTTGCTCGAAAACCCGGTGGTCGATGGTGGCGATCGCATTGCGATCCCTCCCGATTTCGATCCGTTGGCGATCTATGAAGGTGAATTGGGCGAGATGCCTGATGTGCATTTGGAGTTCCTCAATGCAGCGGACGATGTCGATTTACCGTTAAGGCGGATGCTGACGTTTGCCGGCAGCGCCCGCGGATGCAAATTGCGTTTCGAGGGGGACCGGATTTCTCGCGTCCATTGCAGTTTGATGCTCACCCCCAGTGGACTGTGGGTCATCGACCTGTTGGGCAAAGGGGGCACCAAGGTCAATGGGTCATTGATACGCAGCGATCGGTTGAATGACGGCGACTTGCTAAAGCTCGGCCAATTTCAGATGCGAGTGCATTATGAAGGGGCAGGCGAAAAGCCGTTTTCCGGGACGGTCTTACCACCGGAAACATCGGTCGAGACAAGTTCTTCGACCGACGAGGAACTGCCGAAAACGCCTCGTGAGGCAGAGACCATTCCCCATCCCTCGCTGGAATTGTCCACCTCGCAGGATGAGCTTGCCAACCCGTGCGGGCGATTGGTTGATGAGCTGGTCGTCAATCGGTTAATGACTCGCGAAGAGATCGACGTCGTCTTGGCGGAATTTGAAGGCCGAATACCGTCATTCGACGAATTGTCGGACCGGCTGGTCGAATTGCAAACGATTTCCCAATGGCAAGCGGATCAACTTGCGACCGAAAACCACGGTCCCATGATCTTGGAGAACCGTTACCAACTGATCGAGCGGTTGGGCTACGGCAGCATGGGAAACGTTTTCCTGGCCTTTGACGAGGCGCTGCAGAGCAAGGTCGCCATCAAGATTCCGCACCATTCGTTGTTAAAAAACGAGCGATTGTTTAAACGGTTTCGCCGCGAAACATTGATTAGCGCCAATCTGGTGCACGCTCATATCGTTCGCGCGTTGAATATTGGACGGGGCAATCAATTTGTTGTTTTAGAACTGGTTGACGGCGACGATCTCCGCGATCTGATGGACCGTCAAGGGCCTCCTGACACGATGATGGCGGTTGATTTCTTAATTCAAGTTGCTGAAGCAGTCGGCCATGCCCAAAGCGAAGGGGTGGTGCATCGCGACATCAAACCGTCGAACATTTTGATCTCACGTGAAGGGACTGCCAAGCTGTTTGATTTTGGCTTGGCCCATTTGGATGACGAGGCACGGAAAAAAGGGGTCGCCGGTCACGATGCCGATCTGATTCCCACACGGATGGGATTCGCCGTGGGCACGGTGCAGTACATGTCGCCTGAACAGGCACGCGAAAGTGACGATGTCGATGTGCGGAGCGACATCTACAGCCTGGGGTGTACGTTCTTCGAGATGCTGACCGGCTCGCCGCCGTTTGAAGGGGAAAACCAGCACCAGATCCTCAAACAACATGCCCAAACTCCGTTCCCACCGATTGAAGGTCTGGATCCGGAATTAGCCAAGATTCTTGAGCAAATGCTCGCAAAAGATGTTGAGCAACGCATTCAAAATCCGCAACAGTTGATTGCAGCCTTGCGCAATTGGCAAAACGCAGCGCTTGCCGAGGATGATGCGGAGACCTCTGCTGCGGAGACCGCCGAAGAAGCAAGACTCGCCGAGCACGAGGAACGACTTCTTCATTTTCAGCAGGAACGTGAAGAATGGCAGCTGGCGATCGACGCACAACGGCAGGACGTTGAACGCCAACGTGATGAATGGCGTGCAGAAGCGGATCGTGAGAAAGAAGAACTGCATTTACGCCAGACAGCATTTGAGCAGTCGCAAGCGGAGTTGAACGAACGGGAGCAAGCCTGGGCCTCAAAAACAACTGAACTGGAACAACGGCTTGAACAGACAGCGGGTGTTGAAGAACAGCTGCAATCGCAACGCAAGACATTGTCGAGTGAGCGTGCAAAATTAGAAGAGGAATTGGAGTCCCTCAAGGGGACTCAAGAGGAGTTGCGGCAATCCACTGCTGAATTGGAAGCCGCGCGGGAGGCAAACGAAGAGCGTCAAGGGTTGTTGGACTTCCAACAGGCGGAATTGACGGAGCGCCGCGAAGCCTTCGAACAATCGATCAATGACCACGACTTGGCAACCCAGGAAATGGCGAGGGACCGGGATGGTCTTCAGCAGACGCAACAGGAATTGGCGCAGCAACAACAGAATCTGCAAGAAGCGGAGAACACACTTCGCAAGCAACACGGAGAGTTGGAACAACTAAAGAACCAACTGGAATCGCAGCGAGAACAACAGGAGCAGGATCTAGCGGCGTTTCAAAAAAGCCGTGCGGAGTTGTCAGCAAAATTGGCGACTCTTGCTGCAGGGCAAAACGAACTGCAACAAGCCGATGTCAACCTTGCCGCTCAGTCGGCCGAATTGGCAGCGGCCAGCGCCCAACTCGAAACGGAACGCACTGTTTTGGCTGAGGAGCGTGCTGAACTCGACACGCGTCGTACGACATTCGAGGCCGAGATGACGGCGTTGCAAGCGAATGCCGAGCAGTTGCGCGTCGAGAAACAGTTGTGCGAACAACAACGTGATGAACTAGAAAAATCGACCAGTCAGGTCAAAGAGGAATTCTCGCGTCTAGAGAGCGAACGGCAACAGCTGACCGAAGCGCGAACTCAATTAACGGCCGACAGTTCAGCACTGAGTACCCGCACCAATAAATTAAAAGCGGCGTTGGCAGAGTGGTTTGACGAGTAG